The following coding sequences are from one Streptomyces sp. NBC_01485 window:
- a CDS encoding M1 family aminopeptidase: MRPTPRKALATSALALAALAAVSLPATPVAAAPEKATTAAAACTPAQVVAGGDFESGTSAWTPSSTSVITSRTGQSAHGGTAFAWLDGVGSTHTDTLSQSVTIPSGCAAATLTFWLHVDSAETTSSTAYDKLTAKIGTTTLATYSNLDKNTGYVQKSFDVSAFAGQTVSLAFTGTEDSSLQSSFVLDDVALNTSGDTAPPADSTRTPVAPSYTVSLTSNTAGTAWTGHESATFTNASATALSEVYLRLWDNYHGTCSAMPITVTNVTGGTAGALSVGCTALQIALPTPLAPGQSATIGFDLGITVPSGADRFGYDGAFSMIGNALPVLAVKDGTGWHLDPYTNNGESFYSLAADFHVTLDHPTTLLVPATGASVDTAGSSGRTITTATAAKVRDFAWAAGPFSKISGTSTAGTPINVYSVSGISSANAQSMLTTAKTAVDAHSARFGAYQYGELDAVIDNNFWFGGMEYPGFVLDLVSTTALTHEIGHQWWYGIVGDDEYNSPWLDESFTDYATDLALGKTGSGCWSSVSWASSAEKITNSMAYWDAHSSRYSTVVYGYGKCALHDLRRLIGDTAMANLLKSYATSHWYGVSTTAEFKAAAQAATTTDLTSFWTTHRIDG, translated from the coding sequence GTGAGACCCACCCCCCGCAAGGCCCTCGCCACGAGCGCACTCGCCCTCGCCGCGCTGGCCGCCGTCTCGCTCCCCGCCACACCCGTGGCCGCCGCACCGGAGAAGGCGACCACCGCGGCAGCCGCCTGCACCCCGGCCCAGGTGGTCGCGGGCGGCGACTTCGAGAGCGGCACCTCCGCGTGGACCCCGTCCTCGACGAGCGTGATCACCAGCCGCACCGGTCAGTCCGCGCACGGCGGCACCGCCTTCGCGTGGCTGGACGGAGTCGGCAGCACGCACACCGACACGCTGTCGCAGAGCGTCACGATCCCGTCCGGGTGCGCCGCCGCCACCCTCACCTTCTGGCTGCACGTCGACTCGGCCGAGACGACCTCGTCCACCGCGTACGACAAGCTGACGGCCAAGATCGGCACGACGACGCTGGCGACGTACTCCAACCTCGACAAGAACACCGGCTACGTCCAGAAGTCGTTCGACGTGTCGGCCTTCGCGGGCCAGACCGTGAGCCTCGCCTTCACCGGCACCGAGGACTCCAGCCTCCAGTCGAGCTTCGTCCTCGACGACGTCGCCCTCAACACCTCGGGCGACACCGCCCCGCCGGCGGACTCGACCCGTACGCCGGTCGCCCCGTCGTACACCGTCAGCCTCACCAGCAACACGGCCGGCACGGCCTGGACCGGTCACGAGAGCGCGACCTTCACCAACGCCTCCGCCACCGCGCTGAGCGAGGTGTACCTGCGGCTGTGGGACAACTACCACGGCACCTGCTCCGCGATGCCGATCACGGTCACCAACGTCACCGGCGGCACCGCGGGCGCCCTCTCGGTCGGCTGCACGGCCCTCCAGATCGCCCTGCCCACCCCGCTCGCGCCGGGGCAGAGCGCCACGATCGGCTTCGACCTGGGGATCACCGTCCCGAGCGGCGCCGACCGGTTCGGCTACGACGGCGCGTTCAGCATGATCGGCAACGCGCTGCCGGTGCTCGCGGTCAAGGACGGGACGGGCTGGCACCTGGACCCGTACACGAACAACGGCGAGTCGTTCTACTCCCTGGCCGCCGACTTCCATGTGACCCTCGACCACCCGACCACCCTGCTGGTGCCGGCCACCGGCGCCTCGGTCGACACCGCAGGCTCCAGCGGGCGCACGATCACCACGGCGACCGCCGCCAAGGTGCGTGACTTCGCGTGGGCGGCGGGCCCGTTCAGCAAGATCTCCGGCACTTCGACCGCCGGGACCCCGATCAACGTCTACTCCGTCTCCGGCATCAGCTCGGCCAACGCGCAGTCGATGCTCACCACCGCCAAGACCGCGGTCGACGCCCACTCCGCCCGCTTCGGGGCTTATCAGTACGGCGAGTTGGACGCCGTCATCGACAACAACTTCTGGTTCGGCGGCATGGAGTACCCCGGGTTCGTCCTCGACCTGGTGAGCACGACGGCGCTGACCCATGAGATCGGCCACCAGTGGTGGTACGGGATCGTCGGCGACGACGAGTACAACAGCCCCTGGCTGGACGAGTCGTTCACCGACTACGCCACCGACCTGGCACTGGGCAAGACCGGTTCCGGCTGCTGGAGCAGCGTCTCGTGGGCCTCGTCGGCGGAGAAGATCACCAACTCGATGGCCTACTGGGACGCCCACTCCTCCCGGTACTCCACCGTCGTCTACGGCTACGGCAAGTGCGCCCTGCACGACCTGCGCCGCCTCATCGGCGACACCGCGATGGCCAACCTGCTGAAGAGTTACGCCACTTCGCACTGGTACGGCGTCTCGACCACGGCCGAGTTCAAGGCGGCGGCCCAGGCCGCCACGACCACGGACCTGACGTCGTTCTGGACGACCCACCGCATCGACGGCTGA
- a CDS encoding inositol monophosphatase family protein → MIEDTETIDEFLAFLARHSADVEEALRNAAAAEIMPRFRQLAAHEVDQKSGPHDLVTDADRNAELFLTKALGALLPGSVVVGEEAVHADPATYEAIQGDAPVWIIDPVDGTRQFVHGDDGFCTLVALARRGVLLASWTYAPARDQLATAVRGGGAFLDGERLFAGPPEPGRDLTVATSHPDYTTDEQKRALLALWTDGVAPRACGSAGLEYLAIARGELDATAFSWEAAWDHAAGLLLVEEAGGTHLTLTGGPFRITGGNTLPFTAARDAATARRVADLLAGGGPLGR, encoded by the coding sequence ATGATCGAAGACACGGAAACCATCGACGAGTTTCTCGCCTTTCTCGCCCGCCACTCGGCCGACGTGGAGGAGGCGCTCCGCAATGCCGCCGCGGCCGAGATCATGCCCCGCTTCCGGCAGCTCGCCGCGCACGAGGTCGACCAGAAGAGCGGACCGCACGACCTGGTGACGGACGCCGACCGTAACGCCGAGCTGTTCCTCACGAAGGCCCTCGGCGCCCTCCTGCCCGGCTCGGTGGTCGTCGGCGAGGAGGCGGTGCACGCCGACCCGGCGACGTACGAGGCGATACAGGGCGACGCGCCGGTCTGGATCATCGACCCGGTCGACGGGACACGGCAGTTCGTGCACGGCGACGACGGCTTCTGCACCCTGGTCGCGCTCGCCCGGCGCGGCGTCCTGCTCGCCTCCTGGACGTACGCCCCGGCCCGCGACCAACTGGCGACGGCCGTGCGCGGCGGCGGCGCGTTCCTGGACGGCGAGCGCCTGTTCGCCGGCCCGCCCGAGCCCGGCCGCGACCTGACGGTGGCCACCTCCCACCCCGACTACACCACCGACGAGCAGAAGCGCGCCCTGCTGGCGCTGTGGACGGACGGCGTCGCACCGCGCGCGTGCGGATCGGCCGGCCTGGAGTATCTCGCCATCGCCCGGGGCGAGTTGGACGCCACGGCCTTCTCCTGGGAGGCCGCCTGGGACCACGCGGCCGGACTGCTGCTGGTCGAGGAGGCGGGCGGCACCCACCTCACCCTCACCGGCGGGCCGTTCCGCATCACGGGGGGCAACACCCTGCCGTTCACAGCGGCCAGGGACGCGGCGACGGCCCGCCGGGTGGCGGACCTGCTCGCGGGAGGCGGACCACTGGGGCGGTGA
- a CDS encoding O-acetyl-ADP-ribose deacetylase, translated as MTTTTITLVQGDITRQSVDAIVNAANSSLLGGGGVDGAIHRRGGPEILADCRRLRAAHYGKGLPTGRAVATTAGELDARWVIHTVGPVHSATDDRSELLASCYRESLRVADELGARTVAFPAVSAGIYGWPMDDAARIAVETVRATETDVEEVRFVLFDERAYEAFAGQVR; from the coding sequence ATGACCACGACCACGATCACGCTCGTCCAGGGCGACATCACCCGGCAGTCCGTGGACGCCATCGTCAACGCGGCCAACTCCTCCCTGCTCGGCGGCGGCGGCGTCGACGGTGCCATCCACCGCCGGGGCGGCCCCGAGATCCTCGCCGACTGCCGCCGCCTGCGCGCCGCGCACTACGGCAAGGGCCTGCCCACCGGCCGCGCGGTCGCCACGACCGCGGGCGAACTGGACGCGCGCTGGGTGATCCACACCGTCGGCCCCGTGCACAGCGCGACCGATGACCGGTCGGAGCTGCTGGCCTCCTGTTACCGGGAGTCGCTGCGCGTGGCGGACGAACTGGGTGCCCGCACCGTCGCCTTCCCGGCGGTCTCCGCCGGCATCTACGGCTGGCCGATGGACGATGCCGCCCGGATCGCGGTGGAGACGGTCCGGGCCACGGAGACGGACGTCGAGGAGGTCAGGTTCGTCCTCTTCGACGAGCGGGCGTACGAGGCGTTCGCCGGACAGGTCCGGTGA
- a CDS encoding phytoene desaturase family protein, which translates to MLDAVVVGAGPNGLTAAVELARRGFSVALFEARDTVGGGARTEELTLPGFRHDPCAAAHPLGINSPAFRALPLERYGLEWLHAELPMAHPFLDGSAAVLSRSVAETAASFGPRDAGAYRRLVEPFLPKWDTLARDFMSLPLTALPRDPVTLARFGLVGLPPAAWLTRRFRDEPAKTLFAGLVAHVMAPLTGIGTGAVGLVFALAAHARGWPVARGGSQSISDALAAYLQDLGGSIHTDYEVKRLDDLPPARAYVFDTSPTALARIAGFGNYYEGYKYGPGVFKIDYALDGPVPWTAKEARAAGTVQIGADSAEIGAALRAPSREGRAPDRPFMITVQPSVVDPTRAPAGKHVFWAYGHVPNGWTGDLTDAMERQLERFAPGFRDRVLARATAGPAELAARNANYVGGDIASGAASGLQLLLRPKLTPFPYATPHPAVFICSSATPPGPGVHGMSGHNAAKAVWRRLRRQG; encoded by the coding sequence ATGCTCGATGCGGTCGTGGTGGGAGCGGGGCCCAACGGGCTGACCGCGGCGGTGGAGCTGGCCAGGCGCGGCTTCTCCGTGGCGCTGTTCGAGGCGCGGGACACCGTGGGCGGTGGAGCCCGCACCGAGGAGCTCACCCTGCCGGGCTTCCGCCACGACCCGTGCGCCGCCGCGCACCCCCTGGGCATCAACTCGCCCGCCTTCCGCGCCCTGCCCCTGGAGCGCTACGGCCTGGAGTGGCTGCACGCCGAACTGCCCATGGCCCACCCGTTCCTCGACGGCAGCGCCGCCGTGCTGTCGAGGTCGGTCGCCGAGACGGCCGCGTCCTTCGGGCCGCGCGACGCGGGCGCGTACCGCCGCCTGGTCGAGCCCTTCCTGCCCAAGTGGGACACCCTGGCCCGCGACTTCATGTCGCTGCCGCTGACCGCGCTCCCGCGCGACCCGGTCACCCTGGCCCGGTTCGGCCTGGTCGGGCTGCCCCCGGCCGCCTGGCTCACCCGCCGCTTCCGCGACGAGCCCGCCAAGACCCTCTTCGCCGGCCTCGTCGCCCATGTCATGGCCCCGCTGACCGGCATCGGCACCGGCGCAGTCGGTCTGGTCTTCGCCCTCGCCGCGCACGCGCGCGGCTGGCCGGTGGCCCGCGGCGGCTCCCAGTCCATCTCGGACGCCCTCGCCGCCTACCTCCAGGATCTCGGCGGCAGCATCCACACCGACTACGAGGTCAAGCGCCTCGACGACCTGCCCCCGGCCCGCGCCTACGTCTTCGACACCTCGCCCACCGCCCTCGCCCGCATCGCCGGCTTCGGCAACTACTACGAGGGCTACAAGTACGGCCCCGGCGTCTTCAAGATCGACTACGCGCTCGACGGCCCCGTCCCGTGGACCGCGAAGGAGGCCCGCGCCGCCGGCACCGTACAGATCGGAGCGGACAGCGCGGAGATCGGCGCCGCCCTGCGCGCCCCGTCCCGGGAGGGCCGGGCCCCCGACCGGCCCTTCATGATCACCGTGCAGCCCAGCGTCGTCGACCCCACCCGCGCCCCGGCCGGCAAGCACGTCTTCTGGGCGTACGGCCATGTCCCCAACGGCTGGACCGGCGACCTCACCGACGCCATGGAACGCCAACTGGAGCGCTTCGCCCCGGGGTTCCGCGACCGCGTCCTCGCACGGGCCACGGCCGGCCCCGCCGAACTCGCCGCCCGCAACGCCAACTACGTCGGCGGAGACATCGCCTCCGGCGCGGCCTCAGGACTCCAGCTCCTGCTGCGCCCCAAGCTGACCCCGTTCCCGTACGCCACCCCGCACCCGGCCGTCTTCATCTGTTCCTCGGCCACCCCGCCCGGCCCGGGCGTGCACGGCATGTCGGGCCACAACGCGGCGAAGGCCGTGTGGCGGAGGCTGCGGCGGCAGGGCTGA